Proteins from a single region of Tunturibacter empetritectus:
- a CDS encoding tyrosine-type recombinase/integrase: MRDLRRNLREYIDLRHALGFRLRKHERRLSEFITFLEARRTDHVTTKLAIAWAMESSKGHKHSCFERLSFIRSFATYVSSMDAQTEIPPTGTMRRPAIALRPYIYTREEIGRLMAAARKLFSPHKLRCHTYYHLIGLLATTGMRSGEAVRLANSDVDLAEGLITIRESKFGKSRVVPLHSTTVKSLVAYKARRDAFLNKVEAPRFFISESRGPISSPHESFREIRRVAGLEKTRNGIPPRMHDLRHTFAVQTLLAWYRNGADVERNLPILSTFLGHSHIANTYWYLTSTPELLGAACERLETRWGRSQ; encoded by the coding sequence ATGAGAGATCTGAGAAGAAATCTGCGGGAATACATCGACCTCCGCCACGCTCTTGGATTTAGACTGCGCAAACACGAACGGCGGCTGAGCGAATTTATCACTTTTCTCGAAGCAAGGCGCACCGACCATGTCACGACCAAACTAGCGATCGCCTGGGCAATGGAGTCTTCGAAAGGCCATAAACACAGCTGCTTTGAAAGGCTGAGCTTCATTCGATCCTTTGCCACATACGTGAGCTCGATGGATGCTCAAACGGAAATTCCACCAACAGGCACAATGCGCCGGCCGGCCATCGCTCTCCGGCCGTACATCTATACGCGGGAAGAGATCGGCCGGCTGATGGCAGCGGCACGCAAGCTGTTTTCACCGCACAAACTCCGCTGTCACACGTATTACCATCTGATCGGATTACTCGCCACAACCGGCATGCGCAGCGGCGAAGCGGTACGGCTCGCAAACAGCGACGTGGACTTGGCCGAAGGATTGATAACGATCCGTGAAAGCAAGTTCGGCAAGTCGCGCGTTGTTCCGCTTCATTCCACGACGGTAAAATCACTGGTCGCGTATAAGGCTCGTAGGGATGCATTTCTCAATAAAGTCGAGGCGCCTAGGTTCTTTATTAGCGAGAGTCGCGGGCCAATCAGCAGTCCCCATGAAAGCTTCCGCGAGATCCGTCGGGTGGCGGGACTGGAGAAAACCCGCAATGGAATTCCTCCCAGGATGCATGATCTACGTCACACGTTCGCTGTCCAGACGCTACTCGCCTGGTACCGCAACGGTGCAGATGTCGAGCGTAATCTGCCGATTCTTTCAACCTTCCTCGGGCACAGCCACATTGCAAACACCTACTGGTACCTAACGTCCACGCCAGAGTTGCTGGGCGCCGCTTGTGAGCGGCTCGAAACACGATGGGGGAGGTCACAATGA